A stretch of Arthrobacter sunyaminii DNA encodes these proteins:
- a CDS encoding potassium channel family protein, which translates to MAHYVIMGCGRVGVSLAHTLDNAGHTVAVIDQDERAFRRLRHTFTGRKVTGVGFDRVTLREAGIEEAYAFAAVSSGDNSNILATRVARETFHVPHVVARIYDPGRAEIYQRLGIPTVAAVRWSADQVLRRILPEQSINGDFRESSGRLILGELSLHEGWLGTTLSGIEQAAEVRIAYVTRFGEGILPRPDTSYQQGDVLHAMMNVERTSEISRILSVAPVREKQ; encoded by the coding sequence GTGGCCCATTACGTCATCATGGGATGCGGGCGAGTGGGCGTGTCGCTGGCCCACACACTGGACAATGCCGGGCATACCGTGGCCGTCATTGACCAGGATGAGCGGGCGTTCAGGCGTTTGCGGCACACCTTCACGGGCCGGAAAGTCACCGGCGTCGGCTTTGACCGGGTGACCCTCAGAGAGGCCGGAATCGAGGAGGCTTACGCCTTCGCAGCCGTTTCTTCGGGTGACAATTCCAACATTCTGGCTACCCGGGTGGCGCGCGAGACGTTCCACGTCCCGCATGTGGTGGCACGGATCTACGACCCCGGACGCGCGGAAATCTACCAGCGGCTCGGCATCCCCACAGTCGCGGCAGTGCGCTGGAGCGCCGACCAGGTGCTGCGGCGCATCCTGCCGGAGCAGAGCATTAACGGAGACTTCCGCGAGTCATCCGGCCGGCTGATCCTGGGCGAACTGTCCCTGCACGAGGGCTGGCTGGGCACAACGCTCAGCGGCATTGAACAGGCAGCCGAGGTCCGTATCGCCTACGTCACCCGGTTCGGCGAGGGAATACTCCCCCGCCCGGACACCAGTTACCAGCAGGGCGATGTCCTGCACGCCATGATGAACGTGGAGCGCAC
- a CDS encoding class I SAM-dependent RNA methyltransferase, giving the protein MTTDTTASEIELTIGAPAHGGHFVARHEGRVVFVRHALPGERVRARLTEAGDGAKFWRADVVEVLESVPGRVEHFWPEADALRAASRGRLPVGGAEFGHIELPLQRELKAQIFAEQLSRLAKEDRTVTVEPAVEEREDGLHWRTRASFSVAPGGRLAMHAHRSEELIPVQRMPLAVDAVNDLQLWDVDFSGVSRVEVAVPSTGAPLVLLIPAAGAHPKALGRIASALPEGTSIASWDPETSTLNRLRGRTWVQESVLGHDYRVTGAGFWQIHRSAPLTLAQAVLDGLQIQPGEQVADLYAGAGLFTAPLADAAGESGRVLSVEGSPGASRDARKNLFASPQVEILQGRVDKSLAAYEGRLDVVLLDPPRVGAGKDVVRRIDAAAPRTVGYVSCDPASFARDLGYFKDLGWQLDSLRVFDLYPHTHHMESFAVLTRP; this is encoded by the coding sequence ATGACGACCGACACCACTGCATCCGAGATCGAACTCACTATTGGCGCCCCCGCCCACGGCGGCCACTTTGTGGCACGGCACGAGGGGCGCGTGGTCTTTGTCCGGCATGCCCTGCCCGGCGAGCGGGTCCGCGCCCGCCTGACGGAAGCGGGCGACGGCGCCAAATTCTGGCGTGCGGACGTCGTGGAAGTGCTCGAAAGCGTTCCGGGCCGGGTGGAGCACTTCTGGCCTGAAGCCGATGCGCTGCGCGCTGCTTCCCGCGGGCGGCTGCCCGTGGGAGGTGCCGAGTTTGGGCACATTGAGCTGCCCTTGCAGCGCGAGCTTAAGGCACAGATCTTCGCGGAGCAGCTGAGCCGGCTGGCCAAGGAAGACCGGACGGTGACGGTTGAGCCTGCCGTTGAAGAGCGGGAGGACGGCCTGCACTGGCGGACGCGCGCCAGCTTTTCGGTAGCCCCCGGCGGCCGGCTGGCCATGCACGCGCACCGTTCCGAGGAGCTGATTCCTGTCCAGCGGATGCCGCTGGCCGTGGACGCCGTGAACGATCTGCAGCTGTGGGACGTGGACTTCAGCGGCGTCTCCCGGGTAGAGGTGGCCGTTCCGTCAACCGGCGCACCCCTGGTGCTGCTAATCCCCGCTGCAGGCGCGCACCCCAAGGCACTGGGCCGCATCGCCTCCGCCCTTCCCGAAGGAACCTCCATTGCGTCCTGGGACCCCGAAACCTCAACCCTGAACCGGCTCCGCGGCCGCACCTGGGTGCAGGAGAGCGTGCTGGGGCATGACTACCGGGTGACCGGTGCGGGTTTCTGGCAGATCCACCGCAGCGCGCCCCTGACTCTGGCGCAGGCTGTCCTGGACGGGCTCCAGATCCAGCCGGGTGAGCAGGTTGCCGACCTGTACGCCGGCGCCGGTCTGTTCACGGCCCCGCTGGCCGACGCCGCGGGCGAATCGGGACGCGTTCTGTCCGTTGAGGGTTCTCCCGGAGCCAGCCGCGACGCCCGCAAGAACCTGTTTGCCTCGCCCCAGGTGGAAATCCTGCAGGGACGCGTGGACAAGTCGCTGGCCGCCTACGAGGGCCGCCTCGACGTCGTGCTCCTGGACCCGCCGCGTGTCGGGGCAGGCAAGGACGTGGTGCGCCGGATTGACGCCGCCGCCCCGCGCACGGTGGGCTACGTTTCCTGTGACCCGGCGTCGTTTGCCCGCGATCTTGGCTACTTCAAGGATTTGGGCTGGCAGCTCGATTCGCTGCGGGTCTTCGACCTCTACCCGCACACCCACCATATGGAGTCCTTTGCAGTCCTAACCCGCCCGTAA
- a CDS encoding aconitate hydratase, with protein MTNVDSFGSKGVLNVGGNEYEIFRLNSVEGAKSLPFSLKVLLENLLRTEDGANITADHVRALAQWDANAEPSTEIQFTPARVIMQDFTGVPCIVDLATMREAVAELGGDPKRVNPLAPAEMVIDHSVQIDAFGNSGALERNMEIEYQRNGERYQFLRWGQTAFDDFKVVPPGMGIVHQVNIEYLARTVMTREVDGVLRAYPDTCVGTDSHTTMVNGLGVLGWGVGGIEAEAAMLGQPVSMLIPRVVGFKLTGEIPAGATATDVVLTITEMLRKHGVVGKFVEFYGEGVGAVPLANRATIGNMSPEFGSTAAMFPIDDVTLDYLRLTGRSAESVDLVEAYAKEQGLWHDPSVEIQYSEYLELDLSTVVSSIAGPKRPQDRVELTNAKEQFRKDLKNYVHETVEAESGTVDETLEETFPASDAPSFNANATQVEDREHDLVEKADAPAERSTNSVPVTMADGRSFELDHGAVSIASITSCTNTSNPSVMMAAAVLARNAVEKGLVTQPWVKTSIAPGSKVVTDYYEKSGLIPYLEKLGFFVVGYGCATCIGNSGPLEEEISTAIQEADLAVTAVLSGNRNFEGRINPDVKMNYLASPPLVVAYALAGTMDFDFENDPLGQDEAGNDIFLKDIWPNPVEVQEIIDASINKEMFSNSYDTIFEGDDRWKSLPTPEGATFEWDTESTYVRKPPYFEGMKAQPEPVTDIEGARVLLKLGDSVTTDHISPAGSFKSDTPAGRYLLEHGVERKDFNSYGSRRGNHEVMIRGTFANIRIKNQLLDGVEGGFTRDFSQADAPQAAVYDASVNYQAAGIPLVVLAGKEYGSGSSRDWAAKGTALLGVKAVIAESYERIHRSNLIGMGVLPLQYPAGVNAESLGLTGTETFAVSGVTELNNGTTPKTVTVTATPENGEAITFDAVLRIDTPGEADYYRNGGILQYVLRQITAK; from the coding sequence ATGACTAATGTGGACAGCTTCGGATCCAAAGGCGTACTAAACGTCGGTGGAAACGAATATGAAATTTTCCGGTTGAATTCCGTCGAAGGTGCAAAGAGCCTTCCGTTCAGCCTCAAGGTCCTGCTGGAAAACCTGCTGCGCACCGAAGATGGTGCCAACATCACCGCAGATCACGTACGTGCACTCGCACAGTGGGATGCAAATGCAGAACCCAGCACTGAAATTCAGTTCACCCCTGCCCGGGTCATCATGCAGGACTTCACCGGCGTCCCCTGCATTGTGGACCTGGCGACCATGCGTGAAGCCGTTGCAGAGCTTGGCGGAGACCCCAAGCGGGTCAACCCGCTGGCGCCGGCCGAAATGGTCATTGACCACTCGGTCCAGATCGACGCCTTCGGCAACTCCGGCGCCCTTGAGCGCAACATGGAAATCGAATACCAGCGCAACGGCGAGCGTTACCAGTTCCTTCGCTGGGGCCAGACTGCCTTCGATGACTTCAAGGTTGTTCCCCCGGGAATGGGCATTGTCCACCAGGTCAACATCGAGTACCTGGCCCGCACCGTCATGACCCGTGAAGTTGACGGCGTCCTGCGTGCCTACCCGGACACCTGCGTCGGCACCGACTCCCACACCACCATGGTCAACGGCCTGGGCGTGCTCGGCTGGGGCGTTGGCGGCATCGAGGCCGAGGCAGCCATGCTCGGCCAGCCCGTCTCCATGCTGATCCCGCGCGTGGTCGGCTTCAAGCTCACCGGTGAAATCCCCGCCGGCGCCACCGCCACCGACGTTGTTCTGACGATCACCGAAATGCTGCGCAAGCACGGTGTTGTCGGCAAGTTCGTAGAGTTCTACGGCGAAGGTGTCGGCGCTGTGCCGCTGGCCAACCGCGCCACCATCGGCAACATGAGCCCGGAATTCGGTTCCACGGCCGCCATGTTCCCGATCGACGACGTAACCCTGGACTACCTGCGCCTCACCGGCCGTTCCGCGGAAAGCGTGGACCTCGTTGAGGCCTACGCCAAGGAGCAGGGCCTGTGGCACGACCCGTCCGTTGAGATCCAGTACTCCGAGTACCTGGAACTGGACCTCTCCACGGTTGTTTCCTCCATCGCCGGACCGAAGCGCCCGCAGGACCGCGTTGAGCTGACCAATGCCAAGGAACAGTTCCGCAAGGACCTGAAGAACTACGTCCACGAGACTGTTGAAGCCGAGAGCGGCACTGTCGACGAGACGCTGGAAGAGACCTTCCCGGCCTCGGACGCGCCGTCGTTCAACGCCAACGCCACTCAGGTGGAAGACCGCGAGCACGACCTGGTGGAGAAGGCTGACGCTCCGGCTGAACGCTCCACCAACTCGGTGCCAGTCACCATGGCAGACGGCCGCAGCTTCGAGCTGGACCACGGCGCTGTGTCGATCGCCTCGATCACCTCCTGCACCAACACGTCCAACCCGTCGGTGATGATGGCAGCAGCAGTGCTGGCCCGCAACGCCGTCGAAAAGGGCCTCGTCACGCAGCCGTGGGTCAAGACCTCGATCGCTCCGGGTTCCAAGGTAGTCACCGACTACTACGAGAAGTCCGGCCTGATCCCGTACCTGGAGAAGCTTGGCTTCTTCGTGGTCGGTTACGGTTGCGCCACCTGCATCGGCAACTCCGGTCCGCTGGAAGAAGAAATCTCCACGGCCATCCAGGAAGCCGACCTGGCGGTCACCGCAGTCCTCTCCGGTAACCGCAACTTCGAAGGCCGGATCAACCCGGACGTGAAGATGAACTACCTGGCCTCCCCGCCGCTGGTTGTCGCTTACGCCCTGGCCGGCACCATGGACTTCGACTTCGAGAATGACCCGCTGGGCCAGGACGAAGCCGGCAACGACATTTTCCTGAAGGACATCTGGCCGAACCCGGTCGAGGTTCAGGAAATCATCGACGCCTCCATCAACAAGGAGATGTTCAGCAACAGCTACGACACCATCTTCGAAGGCGACGACCGCTGGAAGTCCCTGCCCACCCCCGAAGGTGCAACCTTCGAGTGGGATACGGAGTCCACGTACGTCCGGAAGCCCCCGTACTTCGAGGGCATGAAGGCCCAGCCGGAGCCCGTCACCGACATCGAGGGCGCCCGCGTCCTGCTGAAGCTTGGCGATTCGGTCACCACCGACCACATCTCCCCGGCCGGTTCCTTCAAGTCCGACACCCCGGCAGGCCGCTACCTGCTGGAGCACGGCGTCGAGCGCAAGGACTTCAACTCCTACGGCTCCCGCCGAGGCAACCACGAGGTGATGATCCGCGGTACGTTCGCGAACATCCGCATCAAGAACCAGCTGCTCGACGGCGTTGAAGGCGGTTTCACCCGCGACTTCAGCCAGGCAGATGCACCGCAGGCCGCCGTCTACGATGCTTCGGTCAACTACCAGGCCGCCGGCATTCCGCTGGTTGTCCTGGCAGGCAAGGAATACGGTTCCGGTTCCTCGCGTGACTGGGCTGCCAAGGGTACCGCCCTGCTGGGCGTCAAGGCCGTCATCGCCGAGAGCTACGAGCGCATCCACCGCTCCAACCTCATTGGCATGGGTGTCCTTCCGCTGCAGTACCCGGCCGGCGTCAACGCCGAGTCCCTGGGCCTGACCGGAACGGAAACCTTTGCGGTTTCCGGCGTGACCGAACTCAACAACGGCACCACGCCCAAGACCGTTACGGTCACGGCTACGCCGGAGAACGGTGAAGCCATCACCTTCGACGCGGTCCTTCGCATCGATACCCCGGGTGAAGCGGATTACTACCGCAACGGCGGCATCCTGCAGTACGTCCTGCGCCAGATCACCGCTAAGTAG
- the dxs gene encoding 1-deoxy-D-xylulose-5-phosphate synthase, whose product MGLLETIRDPRDLSKLTTEQLERLSAEIRSFLISNVAQTGGHLGPNLGVVELTVGIHRVFDSPRDSIVFDTGHQSYVHKILTGRQDFSTLRQQGGMSGYPSRAESVHDIVESSHASSSLSWADGISRARQLTGEGDRYTVVMVGDGALTGGMAWEALNNIAADQRRRVVIVVNDNGRSYAPTIGGLADYLASLRPTLDAVRTHRAYENTLGWWKQRLQHGGPVGRFTYHSLHAAKRGIKDWWAPQGLFEDLGMKYIGPIDGHDMAAVERALIKARNYNGPVIVHAMTEKGRGYAPARANVADQFHAVGIIDPETGKPVEPGSKQSWTSVFATEIADIADEREDIVGITGAMLIPVGLHRFAEKHPERVFDVGIAEQHALTSAAGMAFGGLHPVVALYATFLNRAFDQLLMDVALHKAGVTIVLDRAGVTGPDGASHHGMWDMSMLQIVPGLHLAAPRDATRLKEELREAVAINDAPSVVRFSKGTVGPDVDALERTTDGVDVLARRPTGEKSNDVLIVSVGAMAEMALQVAGRLGDQGISSTVVDPRWVLPVPRSIIRMAAEHRIVIVIEDGVRAGGVGSRIRQEMRAAGVDTALNEVGLPVEFLDHGTRGEVLERVGLTARQVANDVVAQVLGTKVPFARPLPGQEMPTGQIPKIQ is encoded by the coding sequence TTGGGACTTCTGGAAACCATCCGTGATCCGCGGGACCTCAGCAAGCTCACCACGGAGCAGCTGGAGCGTTTGTCTGCGGAAATCCGGTCCTTCCTGATCAGTAATGTTGCCCAAACCGGCGGCCATCTTGGCCCTAACCTGGGCGTTGTGGAGCTGACCGTGGGAATCCACCGGGTCTTTGACTCGCCCCGGGACAGCATCGTTTTTGACACCGGCCACCAGTCCTACGTGCACAAGATCCTCACCGGGCGCCAGGATTTCTCGACCCTTCGACAGCAGGGCGGGATGTCCGGCTACCCTTCAAGGGCCGAGTCTGTGCATGACATTGTGGAATCCTCCCATGCTTCCTCGTCACTGTCCTGGGCGGACGGCATCTCCCGCGCCCGGCAGCTCACCGGCGAAGGCGACCGCTACACCGTGGTGATGGTGGGCGACGGCGCCCTGACCGGCGGCATGGCCTGGGAAGCCCTGAACAATATCGCGGCGGACCAGCGCCGCCGGGTCGTGATCGTGGTCAACGACAACGGACGCTCCTACGCACCCACCATTGGCGGCCTGGCCGACTACCTCGCGTCCCTGCGCCCCACACTGGACGCCGTGCGCACCCACCGCGCGTACGAGAACACGCTCGGATGGTGGAAGCAGCGGCTCCAGCACGGCGGCCCGGTTGGCAGGTTCACGTATCACAGCCTGCATGCAGCCAAGCGCGGCATTAAGGACTGGTGGGCGCCGCAGGGTTTGTTTGAAGACCTGGGCATGAAGTACATCGGTCCGATTGACGGACACGACATGGCGGCCGTGGAACGTGCCCTCATCAAAGCCCGCAACTACAACGGTCCCGTGATTGTGCACGCGATGACGGAAAAGGGCCGCGGTTATGCTCCCGCCCGTGCCAACGTGGCAGACCAGTTCCACGCCGTGGGCATCATCGATCCGGAAACCGGTAAGCCGGTTGAGCCGGGCAGCAAGCAGTCCTGGACATCTGTCTTCGCGACGGAGATCGCCGACATTGCCGATGAGCGCGAAGACATTGTGGGCATCACCGGTGCCATGCTGATTCCGGTTGGCCTGCACCGGTTCGCTGAGAAGCATCCCGAGCGGGTGTTCGACGTCGGCATCGCCGAGCAGCACGCCCTCACCTCTGCGGCGGGCATGGCTTTCGGCGGGCTGCACCCCGTCGTCGCGCTTTACGCAACCTTCCTGAACCGGGCCTTCGACCAGCTGCTCATGGATGTGGCCCTGCATAAGGCCGGCGTAACCATTGTGCTGGACCGCGCCGGAGTCACCGGCCCCGACGGCGCCAGCCATCACGGCATGTGGGACATGTCGATGCTGCAGATCGTGCCGGGCCTGCACCTGGCGGCCCCGCGTGATGCCACCCGGCTGAAGGAAGAACTGCGCGAGGCTGTCGCCATCAATGATGCCCCCAGCGTGGTCCGGTTCTCCAAGGGAACGGTTGGCCCCGACGTGGATGCGCTGGAACGCACCACCGACGGCGTGGACGTGCTGGCCCGCCGTCCCACGGGTGAAAAGTCCAATGACGTCCTGATTGTCAGCGTCGGCGCCATGGCCGAAATGGCCCTGCAGGTGGCCGGCCGCCTCGGTGACCAGGGCATCAGCTCCACTGTGGTGGATCCGCGCTGGGTCCTGCCCGTGCCGCGGTCGATTATCCGCATGGCGGCCGAACACCGGATCGTTATTGTGATCGAGGACGGCGTGCGCGCCGGCGGTGTCGGGTCGCGGATCCGGCAGGAAATGCGGGCCGCCGGTGTGGACACCGCGCTGAACGAGGTTGGTCTTCCAGTGGAATTCCTGGACCACGGCACCCGCGGGGAGGTCTTGGAGCGCGTCGGGCTGACTGCCCGGCAGGTGGCCAACGACGTCGTCGCGCAGGTTCTGGGGACCAAGGTCCCGTTCGCCCGCCCGCTTCCCGGGCAGGAAATGCCCACCGGCCAGATTCCGAAAATCCAGTAG